Below is a genomic region from Pseudomonas sp. JQ170C.
TGGTGGTGCCAGGGGTACTCCGAGCCCGGTGCCGGCTCTGACCTTGCCAGCCTGCAGACCCGCGCGGTGCGCGAGGGCGACACGTACGTGGTCAGCGGCCAGAAAACCTGGACCTCCACCGCCCACCAGGCCGACTGGATGTTCTGCCTGGTGCGCACCGACCCCCAGGCCCAGGCCCAGCGCGGCATCTCGTTCCTGTTGATCGACATGAAATCGCCGGGCATCACCGTGCGGCCGATCATCACCCTCGATGGCGGCCACCACGTTAACGAGGTGTTCCTGGATAACGTCCGGGTGCCGGTTGGCAACCTGGTGGGCCGCGAGCACGAAGGCTGGACCTGCGCCAAGTACCTGCTGACCCATGAACGCACCACCATCGCCGGCATCGGCAGCGCCAAGGCCATGCTCCAGCGCCTCAAGCAGGCGGCGAACATCGAGCTGCGCAACGGCAAACCCCTGATCGAGGACGCGCAGTTTCGTGCCCAGATCGCCGAAGTCGAGATGCAGCTGATGGCCGTGGACATGAGCAACCTGCGCATTCTGGCCGCTGCCCGCGACGGCGGTGTGCCGGACGCGGAAAGCTCGATCCTGAAGATCAAGGGCACCGAGATCCGCCAGGCCATCACCTACCTGCAATCCAAGGCGGTCGGGGCCTACGCCGTGCCGTTCCTGGAAAACGAACTGGGGTACGGGCATGCCGGTGATCAACTGCACAACGACTACAGCGCCACCGCCACCTGCCAGTACCTGGATATGCGCAAGGCCTCGGTTTATGGCGGTTCCAACGAAATCCAGAAGAACATCATCGCCAAGATGATTCTCGAACTCTAAGGGGCAGGCCATGGACTTCAAATTGACTGAAGAGCAGCAGATGCTGCAAGACACCGCTGCCCGCCTGGTACGCG
It encodes:
- a CDS encoding acyl-CoA dehydrogenase family protein — protein: MDIHFTRDELAFRDEVRAFLELNLPKDLAERVRHGKSVSKADSVAWMRTLNNQGWLAASWPVEHGGTGWSAVQKHIFDEEYARAGAPRIIPFGVNMVGPVIIKFGTPEQKAHYLPRILNCEDWWCQGYSEPGAGSDLASLQTRAVREGDTYVVSGQKTWTSTAHQADWMFCLVRTDPQAQAQRGISFLLIDMKSPGITVRPIITLDGGHHVNEVFLDNVRVPVGNLVGREHEGWTCAKYLLTHERTTIAGIGSAKAMLQRLKQAANIELRNGKPLIEDAQFRAQIAEVEMQLMAVDMSNLRILAAARDGGVPDAESSILKIKGTEIRQAITYLQSKAVGAYAVPFLENELGYGHAGDQLHNDYSATATCQYLDMRKASVYGGSNEIQKNIIAKMILEL